The genomic region CTTTCGCTCGCAGCCGATCGGCTCGCTGCTCAGGCCCGCCTACCTGCGCGAGGCGCGGCGCGCCCTGCGCGCGGGCGAGATATCCCCGGCACGCTACAAACGGGTCGAAGATCGCGCCGTGGACGACGCGCTGGCCCTGCAGGAGGCGGCCGGGCTCGACATCATCAACGACGGCGAGCAGCGCCGCATGAGCTTTCTCGGCTCGCTGCTGGAGGCGACCGAGGGCCTTTCGCGGAGCTCCTCGGTCACGCAGCCCTGGCATGAGGACGACGCCCACGTGGTCAACCTTTCGCTGGGTCTGGCGGTCACGGGCAAAGTGCGCCGGCGCCGTTCGCTCGCGACCGAGGAATTCGTGTACGCGCGCGCTCGCGCGAGGCGGCCGATCAAGATTACGCTGCCGAGCCCGATGATGCTCAAGATGTTCTGGTCCCCGCAGGAATCCAGCGCCGCCTACCGCGATCCGTTCGAGATGTTCGCCGACGGCGCGGCCGTGATTCGCGAGGAGATCGGCGAGTTGGCGCGGCTTGGATGCGAGTACATCCAGATTGACGCGCCCGAGTTGACCAACCTGGTTGATCCCGAGGTGCGACGAATGGTCTTCGAGGAGCGCGGAATCGACCCGCGGCGCCTGCTCGCCGAGGGCGTCGAGATTCTCAACTC from Candidatus Binataceae bacterium harbors:
- a CDS encoding cobalamin-independent methionine synthase II family protein, with amino-acid sequence MSEHVFRSQPIGSLLRPAYLREARRALRAGEISPARYKRVEDRAVDDALALQEAAGLDIINDGEQRRMSFLGSLLEATEGLSRSSSVTQPWHEDDAHVVNLSLGLAVTGKVRRRRSLATEEFVYARARARRPIKITLPSPMMLKMFWSPQESSAAYRDPFEMFADGAAVIREEIGELARLGCEYIQIDAPELTNLVDPEVRRMVFEERGIDPRRLLAEGVEILNSLAAHPGVTFGLHLCRGNNDGRWLARGGYDSIAREVFQRARAYDEFLLEYDDSRSGSFEPLAEVPRDKLVVLGLVTTKRNVLETADELIARIEDAARFFPKERLALSTQCGFASGVKGNPVEPAMQERKLALVADAARRVWG